In one window of Ruminococcus albus AD2013 DNA:
- a CDS encoding family 43 glycosylhydrolase — MSRSKTITKRLLSVLSSAALAASCFAAAGGAIPAVTATALEAGQVANPVIWADVPDPDIIRVGDTYYMVSTTMFFTPGVPVMKSKDLVSWEICSYVYDTMADGAKQTLSNGQHDYAHGSWAASLRYNKGTFYVFFGSYGTNKSYIYKTNNIESGNWTKSEISGMYHDASILFDDDGRNYLVYGGGGEIKIKELNSQMTGFAYGAQERTIIKTGLSGLAGEGSHIQKINGYYYVFLIAWPNGSGRTELCYRSKSLTGSFEGKTVLNSGLGTYGSGVAQGGIVDTPDGNWYGLLFQDHGAVGRIPVLVPVTWQNNWPMMGVNGKAPVVLDMSGNHTGTQLAKDDEFSYSSNKLKLEWQWNHNPDNNYWSVTERPGWLRLKNGYTAKSIIHARNTLTMRTEGPSCSGVIKMDVSHMKPGDYAGLSAFQYNYGNVGVRVTDSGEKKIYMATNGNYNGNSDVMNSSDKIQEEVSLSSNTVYLKTDFQFNTVDSNYNVSNNIDKVNFYYSLDGANWKKIGTQVGMTYDLKLFTGYRNAIYSYATKSTGGYVDVDYFDYERAEWNAPSIVEPDADGYWIHDTFESGTDKWSARGSCTASVSSNSKLSGSKSLSFSGRTSTWNGGQRSLSTSTFIPGKSYAFSACFTNLDGSDTTEYKLTLQYDLNGETNYAKIAQATGNRGKYVQLYNSAYTIPSGATNLVLVAETTEDTCDFYLDEVIVAPAGTKITASGTSTAQTVSSTYLFHDTFENGTDDWSARGGCTAETSSDTKYKGTRSLSLSGRTSAWHGGMKTLSTSTFVPGKSYAFSACFTNIQGSDPTEFKLTLQYDLNGETKYDKIAQTYANRGEYVQLYNAKYTIPSGAENLVLIAETTEETCDFFIDEVIAAPAGTKIDGPKSNVVIAKGPARGDIDLDGEITVMDLVELKRGISKGFVNDTSKKNADIDQSGTIDKNDVSYLESYLLGKITEFPELKPEKEPYKYNSNLQYKEAPSSYFKQPSKHGTVVKEYYNGINGNNVMNVYLPYGYDKSKKYNVFYLMHGGGENENTCFNDTSIEIDLMLDNMIANGDIEPMIVVTPTFNKASSADGVWDEMRRSIIPYVEGKYSTYANGNTSISSLKASRYHRAYGGFSMGGGSTWANFNNNLDIIAYFMPLSGHCWDGAGKVLSSARNSGFKKNEYFVLAATGTKDIAYENMVPMINELKKNTDVFTYTSDFSKGNLYFLEAPNNTHWWGYVRHYIYDALPYFFHEGQ; from the coding sequence ATGTCAAGATCGAAGACGATCACCAAAAGATTATTGTCAGTACTGTCATCAGCGGCACTGGCAGCTTCTTGCTTTGCAGCTGCAGGTGGAGCGATACCGGCTGTGACAGCAACCGCTCTTGAAGCGGGACAGGTAGCAAACCCCGTGATATGGGCAGATGTTCCTGACCCTGATATCATCAGAGTAGGAGATACTTACTACATGGTAAGTACCACAATGTTCTTCACGCCTGGCGTTCCTGTAATGAAATCGAAAGACCTTGTTTCATGGGAGATATGCTCTTATGTATATGATACCATGGCTGACGGTGCTAAACAGACCCTCTCAAACGGTCAGCACGATTACGCTCACGGTTCATGGGCGGCGAGTCTCAGGTATAACAAGGGAACATTCTATGTATTTTTTGGAAGCTACGGCACGAATAAATCCTACATATACAAGACTAACAATATCGAAAGCGGCAACTGGACAAAGAGCGAGATAAGCGGAATGTACCACGATGCTTCGATACTTTTCGATGATGACGGAAGGAACTATCTCGTTTATGGCGGCGGCGGAGAGATCAAGATCAAGGAACTCAATTCCCAGATGACAGGTTTTGCATACGGCGCTCAGGAACGCACCATAATCAAAACTGGTCTTTCTGGACTAGCGGGTGAAGGTTCACACATCCAGAAGATTAACGGTTACTATTATGTCTTCCTGATAGCATGGCCAAACGGCAGCGGAAGAACAGAGCTTTGCTATAGAAGCAAGAGCTTGACCGGTTCATTTGAAGGCAAGACTGTACTCAATTCTGGTCTGGGAACTTACGGCTCTGGCGTAGCTCAGGGCGGCATAGTTGATACTCCCGACGGAAACTGGTACGGTCTTCTCTTCCAGGATCACGGTGCAGTAGGACGTATACCTGTTCTTGTACCTGTTACATGGCAGAACAACTGGCCTATGATGGGTGTTAACGGAAAGGCTCCCGTGGTACTTGATATGTCGGGAAATCATACAGGTACACAGCTTGCTAAAGATGATGAGTTCAGTTACAGCTCCAACAAGCTTAAACTTGAATGGCAGTGGAACCATAATCCCGATAATAATTACTGGTCTGTTACCGAAAGACCGGGCTGGCTCCGCCTTAAAAACGGATACACAGCAAAGAGCATTATCCATGCCAGAAATACCCTGACCATGAGGACAGAAGGTCCGTCATGCTCAGGTGTCATAAAGATGGATGTTTCTCACATGAAGCCGGGAGACTATGCAGGTCTTTCCGCTTTCCAGTATAATTACGGAAATGTCGGTGTACGTGTTACCGACAGCGGTGAAAAGAAGATCTACATGGCTACAAACGGCAATTATAACGGCAACAGCGATGTAATGAACAGTTCGGACAAGATCCAGGAAGAAGTATCTCTCAGCAGTAACACAGTATACCTCAAGACTGATTTCCAGTTTAATACCGTTGACAGCAACTACAATGTATCAAATAATATCGATAAGGTAAACTTCTACTACTCTCTCGATGGCGCTAACTGGAAAAAGATCGGCACACAGGTTGGTATGACCTATGACCTGAAACTTTTCACAGGTTACAGAAATGCTATTTACAGCTATGCTACAAAATCCACAGGCGGTTATGTAGATGTAGACTATTTTGACTACGAGCGTGCAGAGTGGAATGCGCCTTCGATTGTTGAACCCGATGCTGATGGCTACTGGATACATGATACTTTTGAAAGCGGAACAGATAAATGGTCTGCAAGAGGAAGCTGTACAGCTTCTGTCAGCTCGAATTCAAAACTTAGCGGTTCTAAGTCACTCAGTTTCTCCGGAAGAACATCTACATGGAACGGCGGACAGAGATCCCTGAGTACAAGTACATTTATACCAGGAAAGAGCTACGCATTCAGTGCCTGCTTTACAAATCTTGATGGTTCTGACACTACCGAATATAAACTAACATTGCAGTACGATCTGAACGGTGAGACTAATTATGCAAAGATAGCTCAGGCTACAGGCAACCGCGGCAAATATGTTCAGCTCTACAACTCCGCATATACTATCCCCTCGGGAGCTACAAACCTTGTACTTGTGGCAGAGACTACTGAAGACACCTGTGATTTCTATTTAGATGAAGTTATCGTAGCACCTGCAGGAACAAAGATTACCGCATCAGGCACCTCAACTGCACAGACAGTTTCAAGCACCTATCTGTTCCACGATACTTTTGAAAACGGTACAGATGACTGGTCAGCTAGAGGCGGCTGTACAGCCGAGACAAGTTCCGATACAAAGTATAAGGGTACCAGGTCACTGAGCCTTTCGGGAAGAACCTCTGCATGGCACGGCGGAATGAAAACACTGAGCACAAGTACATTCGTGCCCGGCAAGAGTTACGCATTCAGTGCCTGCTTTACAAATATACAGGGTTCAGATCCTACAGAATTCAAACTCACATTGCAGTACGACCTGAACGGTGAGACAAAGTATGACAAGATAGCTCAGACTTATGCAAACCGCGGTGAGTATGTTCAGCTCTACAACGCTAAATATACTATACCTTCGGGTGCTGAAAATCTTGTTCTCATAGCTGAGACTACTGAGGAGACCTGCGATTTCTTTATAGATGAAGTTATTGCCGCTCCCGCAGGAACAAAGATCGACGGACCAAAGTCAAATGTAGTTATTGCAAAGGGTCCTGCAAGAGGCGACATTGACCTCGATGGCGAGATCACAGTTATGGATCTTGTTGAACTCAAGAGAGGTATTTCCAAGGGATTTGTAAACGATACTTCCAAGAAGAATGCAGATATCGATCAGAGCGGTACTATCGACAAAAATGATGTATCTTACCTTGAGTCATATCTTTTAGGCAAGATCACAGAATTCCCTGAGTTAAAACCCGAAAAAGAACCTTACAAATACAACTCAAATCTCCAGTACAAAGAAGCTCCGAGCAGCTACTTCAAACAGCCCTCAAAGCACGGTACCGTTGTCAAGGAATACTATAACGGCATCAACGGAAACAATGTTATGAACGTGTATCTGCCCTATGGCTATGACAAATCGAAGAAGTACAATGTCTTCTATCTGATGCACGGTGGTGGAGAAAATGAGAATACCTGCTTCAACGATACTTCCATCGAGATCGACCTTATGCTGGACAATATGATCGCAAACGGTGATATCGAACCGATGATCGTTGTAACTCCTACCTTTAATAAGGCTTCCAGCGCTGATGGAGTATGGGACGAAATGCGCAGGAGCATCATACCGTATGTTGAAGGCAAGTATTCCACCTACGCTAACGGCAATACCAGCATCAGTAGCCTGAAAGCCTCCAGATATCACCGTGCATACGGCGGATTCTCAATGGGCGGCGGTTCAACATGGGCAAACTTCAATAACAACCTTGATATCATTGCATACTTCATGCCCCTGTCAGGTCACTGCTGGGACGGTGCAGGAAAAGTTTTGAGTTCGGCAAGAAATTCCGGATTTAAGAAAAATGAGTACTTTGTTCTTGCAGCAACCGGTACCAAGGATATCGCATATGAAAACATGGTTCCGATGATAAACGAGCTTAAAAAGAATACCGATGTATTTACTTACACAAGTGACTTCTCAAAGGGTAATCTTTACTTCCTTGAAGCGCCCAACAATACCCACTGGTGGGGCTATGTAAGACATTACATCTATGATGCTCTGCCTTATTTCTTCCATGAGGGTCAGTGA
- a CDS encoding DUF1877 family protein codes for MSCLGVLFAVPEDVVRKLGDMLLEERPEYISEELEEEYFEEYPERTYELDKSWDAMHRLLTDGTLSFGGEEPLAKAVLGGEVLYFDEDHDDYIITAKTPDEVRKVYEALQGLEDSEIRRRYFAIPADEYEDKGEEDYEYTLEYLQDSLSFWRYAAEHGLWVLFTADQ; via the coding sequence ATGAGTTGTCTGGGTGTGCTTTTTGCAGTCCCCGAAGATGTTGTCAGAAAACTCGGAGATATGCTATTGGAAGAACGCCCCGAATATATATCCGAGGAACTGGAGGAGGAGTATTTCGAGGAATATCCAGAGCGTACTTATGAACTCGACAAGTCCTGGGATGCTATGCACCGCTTGCTGACAGACGGAACGCTTTCCTTTGGCGGCGAAGAACCTCTTGCAAAGGCTGTGCTTGGCGGTGAGGTACTTTATTTCGATGAAGATCACGATGACTACATCATTACAGCTAAAACTCCCGATGAAGTCAGAAAAGTATATGAAGCTTTGCAGGGTCTTGAAGACAGTGAGATCAGGCGCAGATACTTTGCTATCCCTGCCGATGAGTACGAAGACAAGGGCGAAGAAGACTACGAGTATACGCTGGAATATCTGCAGGATAGTCTTAGTTTTTGGAGATATGCGGCAGAACATGGTCTGTGGGTGCTTTTTACAGCCGACCAATAG
- a CDS encoding glycoside hydrolase family 9 protein: MKLRNRLLAAAASASLVLSQAAYFAPAVHAADELKDALANSSSVKYDFARALQYSMYFYDANMCGDDVEGNNRFEWRGNCHTYDSKVPLHPIEDWEGVNLTESQIKKYKSLLDPDGDGYVDVAGGYHDAGDHVKFGMPENYAASTVGWGYYEFRDSYIKIGEQDHIETILRHFNDYLMKCTFLDKNGDVVLHCYQVGDGDLDHSFWNSPEMDEMARSAFFLTPEKPQTDYAASAAASLAINYLNFKDTDKTYAQKSLKYAKALFKFAMDNPKDLSDNGDGPKGYYRSGKWEDDYCWAAAWLYKITGDHMYLEEIYPNYDFYAAPCYVHCWNDVWGGVQCVLGEICRDTPYTKGEYVYPDFIEEFKKAANKSPYEQMNCWESVEKAINNYMTGGVGKVTPQGYWWLDTWGSARYNTAAQLEALVYTKYNGDKPNKYSDWAKSQMEYIMGNNDITYLERIEENNAAEKNGEPKPWSDDELHGSRSFIVGFNENSVQYPHHRASSGLTKCEDPDPQRYVLFGALAGGPDNQDRHNDITKDWIYNEVTIDYNAAFVGASAGLYKYYGTSQMAPTKNFPPKPTFSGSNGGSTSNECWVTACGIDDLHSDGAGVTKVSLYVMTASTKKVEDLTVRYYFSTKGMKDPNNIKVSELYDQAAVEAAPANGTISGPYKYDKMNDMYYAEIKWDDYNIANSGKKYQFTVGLYYGDNWDPTDDPSYKDLKIYEVDDAFFATGTEVKTENICVYSGDKLVGGIEPDGSKPEFDEPEETTEPTVTCKSTTTSTASISWNSVDGVSKYGVFGYTNGKWSKLAETASTSYNFSGLKAGTSYKVAVLANKNGSYSGDFSKAITFKTKTESSSTNDPVINVKVEYSEQYHQIRFSWSPVKGATNYGIAVYLAGKWRVQTSKIPASTLSYITPKNLTPGMTYRVAIAAKVNGEWTPNNPVKNYIKVTVR; this comes from the coding sequence ATGAAGTTAAGAAACAGGCTGCTGGCAGCAGCAGCAAGTGCGTCTCTCGTGCTGAGTCAGGCGGCATACTTTGCCCCTGCTGTTCATGCAGCTGATGAGCTCAAGGATGCACTTGCCAATTCTTCAAGCGTCAAGTACGACTTCGCAAGAGCATTGCAGTACTCTATGTACTTCTACGATGCAAATATGTGCGGTGATGACGTTGAAGGAAACAACCGCTTTGAATGGAGAGGAAATTGTCATACCTATGATTCAAAAGTTCCGCTCCACCCAATCGAGGACTGGGAAGGTGTAAACCTGACCGAATCACAGATCAAGAAGTACAAGAGTCTTCTTGACCCCGACGGTGACGGCTATGTTGATGTAGCAGGCGGTTACCACGATGCAGGTGACCACGTTAAATTCGGTATGCCCGAGAACTATGCCGCTTCAACAGTTGGCTGGGGTTATTACGAATTCCGTGATTCTTACATCAAGATCGGTGAACAGGATCACATCGAGACCATACTTCGTCATTTCAACGACTACCTTATGAAGTGTACTTTCCTTGACAAGAACGGTGATGTCGTTCTTCACTGCTATCAGGTAGGTGATGGTGATCTGGATCACAGTTTCTGGAATTCACCCGAGATGGACGAAATGGCAAGATCTGCATTCTTCCTGACACCCGAGAAGCCTCAGACTGACTATGCAGCATCTGCTGCAGCTTCGCTGGCTATCAACTATCTGAACTTCAAGGACACTGACAAGACCTATGCTCAGAAGAGCCTTAAATACGCAAAGGCACTCTTCAAGTTCGCTATGGATAATCCTAAGGATCTTTCCGATAACGGCGACGGTCCTAAGGGCTATTACAGATCCGGCAAATGGGAAGACGATTACTGCTGGGCTGCTGCTTGGCTATACAAGATAACCGGCGATCATATGTATCTCGAAGAGATCTACCCCAACTATGACTTCTATGCAGCACCCTGCTATGTACACTGCTGGAACGACGTATGGGGCGGAGTACAGTGCGTACTCGGTGAGATATGCAGAGATACTCCTTACACCAAGGGCGAATACGTTTATCCCGATTTCATTGAGGAATTCAAAAAAGCTGCAAACAAGAGCCCCTATGAGCAGATGAACTGCTGGGAGTCTGTTGAGAAGGCTATAAATAATTATATGACAGGCGGCGTAGGTAAAGTAACACCTCAGGGTTACTGGTGGCTGGATACATGGGGCAGTGCACGTTACAACACTGCTGCACAGCTGGAAGCACTGGTATACACCAAGTACAACGGTGATAAGCCCAATAAGTACAGTGACTGGGCTAAGAGCCAGATGGAATACATCATGGGCAACAATGATATCACCTATCTTGAGCGTATCGAGGAAAACAATGCAGCTGAGAAGAACGGTGAGCCTAAGCCATGGAGCGATGACGAACTTCACGGAAGCAGAAGCTTCATCGTAGGCTTCAACGAGAATTCTGTACAGTATCCTCACCACAGAGCAAGTTCAGGTCTTACCAAGTGTGAAGATCCCGATCCCCAGAGATATGTACTCTTTGGCGCACTTGCAGGTGGTCCCGACAATCAGGATCGTCACAATGATATAACCAAAGACTGGATCTACAACGAAGTTACTATCGACTACAACGCAGCTTTCGTAGGCGCAAGCGCAGGTCTTTACAAGTACTACGGTACTTCTCAGATGGCTCCTACCAAGAACTTCCCTCCCAAGCCTACATTCTCGGGCTCCAACGGCGGTTCGACCAGCAATGAGTGTTGGGTAACAGCCTGCGGTATCGATGATCTCCATTCTGACGGCGCAGGCGTTACCAAGGTTTCCCTTTATGTAATGACTGCTTCCACCAAGAAGGTTGAAGATCTTACAGTACGTTACTACTTCAGCACAAAGGGTATGAAAGACCCCAACAATATCAAGGTTTCCGAGCTTTACGATCAGGCTGCTGTAGAAGCCGCTCCCGCTAACGGTACAATCAGCGGTCCTTACAAGTACGACAAGATGAACGATATGTACTATGCCGAGATCAAGTGGGACGATTACAACATCGCAAACTCAGGCAAGAAGTATCAGTTCACTGTTGGTCTTTACTACGGTGACAATTGGGATCCTACCGATGACCCAAGCTACAAGGATCTCAAGATCTATGAGGTAGATGATGCATTCTTCGCAACAGGTACAGAAGTCAAGACAGAGAATATCTGCGTATACAGCGGAGATAAGCTTGTTGGCGGTATTGAGCCTGACGGTTCAAAGCCTGAATTTGACGAGCCTGAAGAAACTACCGAACCTACCGTTACCTGCAAATCCACCACTACTTCTACTGCTTCCATCAGCTGGAACAGTGTTGACGGTGTTTCCAAGTACGGCGTATTCGGTTACACCAACGGCAAGTGGTCCAAGCTTGCTGAAACAGCAAGTACTTCCTACAACTTCAGCGGTCTGAAGGCAGGCACAAGCTACAAGGTAGCTGTTCTTGCAAATAAGAACGGAAGCTACAGCGGAGATTTCTCAAAGGCTATAACCTTTAAAACAAAGACAGAGAGCAGTTCTACAAATGATCCTGTGATCAATGTTAAAGTAGAATACAGCGAACAGTATCACCAGATAAGATTCAGCTGGTCACCTGTAAAGGGCGCTACTAACTACGGCATAGCTGTATATCTTGCTGGTAAGTGGAGAGTTCAGACATCCAAGATACCTGCATCTACTCTCAGCTACATCACTCCCAAGAACCTGACACCCGGCATGACCTATAGGGTCGCAATCGCAGCTAAGGTCAACGGCGAATGGACACCTAATAATCCTGTTAAGAACTATATAAAAGTTACTGTAAGGTAA
- a CDS encoding DUF362 domain-containing protein: protein MAYKISEDCIGCGACAAECPVGAISEADGKYAIDASACLDCGACAGTCPVGAPQAE from the coding sequence ATGGCTTATAAGATCAGTGAAGATTGCATCGGTTGCGGCGCTTGCGCTGCTGAATGTCCTGTTGGCGCTATTTCCGAGGCTGATGGCAAGTATGCTATTGACGCATCTGCTTGTCTGGATTGCGGCGCTTGTGCAGGTACTTGCCCTGTTGGTGCTCCTCAGGCTGAGTAA
- a CDS encoding ACT domain-containing protein, with amino-acid sequence MTIKQLSIFVENKPGRLSDVTHTLKDGNINIRAITTADSSDFGILRLIVDDTDKAIECLKEADYLVKVTNVIAVTAEDKPGGMASIMKTLYKANISVEYMYSAFLNPSEVTACLILRVDSNENAIEALTDAGYRLLAADELTKF; translated from the coding sequence ATGACTATAAAGCAGTTATCTATATTTGTTGAAAACAAGCCCGGCAGACTGTCGGACGTTACACATACCCTCAAAGACGGCAATATCAATATCCGAGCTATAACTACTGCTGACAGCAGTGATTTCGGTATCCTCAGACTTATCGTTGATGATACCGACAAGGCTATCGAGTGCCTGAAAGAGGCTGATTACCTGGTAAAGGTAACAAATGTCATCGCAGTTACCGCTGAGGACAAGCCGGGCGGAATGGCTTCTATCATGAAGACCCTTTACAAGGCTAACATCAGTGTTGAGTATATGTACTCCGCTTTTCTGAATCCCTCCGAGGTAACAGCCTGCCTTATACTCCGCGTTGACAGCAACGAAAATGCTATCGAGGCGCTGACCGATGCAGGTTACAGACTTCTTGCCGCTGACGAACTTACAAAGTTCTGA
- a CDS encoding glycosyl hydrolase, which produces MKMKMRKKVLKTVSAVVAAIIAASAVVPSAVTYPVTAAGGNVQIYEFENGKTSGGKIFSNGTEGLKRGGDWSDATDLSNFSGKGFSYLDQKGTTVSVEVNAPEKGLYQLTFCYCQPSDRNRKVQYLNVNGVNQGELTFPYNESFGEVSGGIVLLNKGKNTIELEGYWGYTYFDYLKVEPAPEHIANLSPTTELSNPNASDSTKRLYSYLRDQYGKHIIAGQQEYCGSHNYNSWNSPDVFIKDNEAEFEYILDKTGKQPAIRGIDLLAYSTSSTWRDDAPERAIEWTNKYHGIVTMTWHWNVPCEKGSSDIAFYVKSASDKYTTFSITKALEEGTWENEVLMADIKLIAGELKKLKDADVPVLWRPLHEAEGAWFWWGAEGAEPCKKLYRLLYDQLTNVYGLDNLIWIWTGSTSPAASEWYPGDDVVDIVGCDKYNAKDGLPNLSAISATFYSLVQSTDGQKMVTMSENDSIPSIENLVNEKAHWLYFCPWYMNYLTSEQNNPVDNLIDVYTSEYCITLDELPNLKTYPIAESTTAKAKALYGDANCDGEVDISDAVLVKQYLAAPKKYTISAQGLKNADVNNSDDGLTELDAIDIQKYTAGIIKSFNV; this is translated from the coding sequence ATGAAAATGAAGATGAGAAAGAAAGTATTAAAAACAGTGTCAGCAGTAGTAGCGGCTATCATAGCTGCCTCGGCTGTTGTACCTTCTGCCGTAACTTATCCTGTTACAGCAGCAGGCGGAAACGTTCAGATCTACGAATTTGAAAACGGCAAAACATCCGGCGGAAAGATATTTTCCAACGGAACTGAGGGTCTTAAACGCGGAGGAGACTGGAGCGATGCTACCGACCTATCGAATTTCTCGGGAAAAGGTTTCTCCTATCTCGACCAGAAAGGTACTACTGTCAGCGTTGAAGTCAACGCACCCGAAAAAGGTCTTTATCAGCTGACTTTCTGCTACTGTCAGCCGAGCGACAGAAACAGAAAAGTACAGTATCTCAACGTAAACGGTGTTAATCAGGGAGAACTGACTTTTCCGTACAACGAATCTTTCGGAGAAGTTTCGGGCGGAATCGTTCTGCTGAACAAGGGAAAGAATACCATCGAGCTAGAAGGATACTGGGGCTATACTTATTTTGACTATTTAAAGGTAGAACCTGCTCCAGAACATATCGCAAACCTTTCACCGACAACCGAACTTTCAAATCCTAATGCTTCGGATTCCACAAAGCGTCTCTACAGCTATCTGCGTGACCAGTATGGCAAACATATAATCGCAGGTCAGCAGGAGTACTGCGGTTCTCACAACTATAATTCATGGAACAGTCCCGATGTATTTATAAAGGACAACGAAGCAGAATTTGAGTATATCCTCGACAAGACAGGTAAACAGCCAGCGATACGCGGTATCGATCTGCTTGCATACAGCACCTCCTCCACATGGAGAGATGATGCTCCCGAGCGTGCTATCGAGTGGACAAACAAGTATCACGGCATCGTAACTATGACATGGCACTGGAACGTTCCCTGCGAAAAAGGCAGCAGCGATATTGCGTTCTATGTTAAATCCGCAAGTGATAAATATACAACTTTCAGCATAACAAAAGCCCTTGAGGAAGGTACATGGGAAAATGAAGTTCTCATGGCTGATATAAAGCTTATCGCAGGAGAACTTAAAAAGCTGAAAGATGCCGATGTTCCTGTTCTGTGGAGACCTCTCCACGAAGCCGAGGGTGCTTGGTTCTGGTGGGGTGCAGAGGGTGCAGAACCCTGCAAGAAGCTCTACCGTCTGCTTTATGATCAGCTTACAAATGTATACGGTCTGGATAACCTTATCTGGATATGGACAGGTTCAACTTCACCTGCTGCATCGGAATGGTATCCTGGTGATGATGTAGTTGATATCGTTGGCTGCGACAAGTACAACGCCAAAGACGGTCTGCCTAATCTCAGCGCTATCTCCGCAACATTCTACAGCCTTGTCCAGAGTACCGATGGTCAAAAGATGGTAACTATGTCTGAAAATGACTCTATACCTTCTATCGAAAATCTTGTGAATGAAAAGGCTCACTGGCTCTATTTCTGCCCCTGGTATATGAACTACCTTACAAGTGAACAAAACAATCCTGTAGATAATCTCATCGACGTTTATACAAGTGAATATTGTATAACTCTCGATGAGCTTCCCAATCTGAAAACTTATCCTATAGCAGAAAGCACGACTGCAAAGGCTAAAGCGCTTTACGGTGATGCAAACTGTGACGGAGAAGTTGATATATCCGATGCTGTGCTTGTAAAGCAGTATCTTGCTGCTCCTAAAAAGTATACTATATCAGCACAGGGTCTGAAAAATGCCGATGTCAATAACAGCGATGATGGTCTGACCGAACTTGATGCCATTGATATACAGAAGTACACGGCAGGTATCATCAAATCATTCAACGTCTGA